One window of Papaver somniferum cultivar HN1 chromosome 9, ASM357369v1, whole genome shotgun sequence genomic DNA carries:
- the LOC113313329 gene encoding binding partner of ACD11 1-like produces MQSLQTRTVQVGHVSDLAGEREIAEFFSFSGDIERIEILGVGQSKTAFVTFKDPKALEIALLLSGATIVDQIVSISPVENYAPKVEERVITIVDDENVPMAQGDNLYSNTETRSNSPNSGRVYVSKAQDVVSSMLAKGSAIGQEAVSRAKAFDEKHQLRASASAKVVSFDRRVGLTEKLTVGISVVNEKVKSVDQRLQVSDKTLAAITAAERKLNDTGSAVKTSRYVTAGAAWFSGAFSKVAKVGQVAGTKTREKFQLAVSNLNSNDPIAA; encoded by the exons atgcaG AGTCTTCAGACTAGAACAGTTCAAGTAGGACATGTCTCAGATCTAGCAGGTGAAAGAGAGATTGCTGAGTTTTTCTCATTTTCTGGAGATATTGAACGGATCGAGATCCT TGGTGTTGGGCAGTCAAAGACGGCATTCGTCACTTTTAAAGATCCAAAAGCCCTTGAAATTGCGTTATTGTTatcg GGAGCAACGATTGTAGACCAGATTGTTAGTATATCACCAGTTGAAAATTATGCACCAAAAGTGGAAGAACGA GTAATAACGATAGTGGATGACGAGAATGTACCCATGGCCCAGGGTGACAACTTATATTCGAATACGGAG ACAAGAAGTAACTCTCCTAACAGTGGACGGGTATACGTCAGTAAAGCTCAAGATGTTGTTTCAAGTATGCTGGCTAAGGGTTCAGCCATTGGTCAAGAAGCTGTAAGTAGGGCAAAAGCATTTGACGAGAAGCATCAGTTGAGAGCCAGTGCATCTGCCAAGGTGGTTTCCTTTGATCGGAGAGTTGGGCTGACTGAGAAATTGACAGTTGGAATCTCTGTGGTCAATGAGAAAGTAAAGTCTGTGGATCAAAGATTGCAGGTGTCGGATAAAACATTAGCCGCCATAACTGCAGCAGAGCGCAAGTTGAATGACACAGGTTCAGCTGTCAAAACAAGCAG GTACGTAACAGCAGGAGCAGCATGGTTTAGTGGTGCTTTCAGCAAGGTTGCTAAGGTTGGACAAGTTGCGGGAACAAAAACTAGAGAAAAATTTCAGCTAGCtgtatcaaacctaaattcaaat GACCCTATTGCTGCATAA
- the LOC113309265 gene encoding protein QUIRKY-like, whose protein sequence is MGGVRRLLVVEVIDARSLLPKDGHGTSSPYVVVDFYGQRKRTRSITRDLNPVWNEVLEFNVGAPSNVFGNMLELDIYHDRSIGPTRRNNFLGRIRLNSIQFVKKGEEALMYFPLEKKYLFSWIQGEIGLRIYYHDQPIVPPPPPTPPLPPVEEIPEPPKVEEAAKPDAPPPAEAAPPPAEPVAADPPPPESEPAPPVEPAATEPEAPPAAEEPAPTEEPPAPPPENNGEAEKLSEPNKEEPEGPAAPEVGSRYGDNDEIHKWVPHPEVMASANSRLEADVKIAGFNGVRPISRQSTTDSFYSVVDPTERIPNEKCSFDLVEKMHYLFVRVVKARSLPTNGQPVVKISVSGSHVRSKTARKTNFFEWDQTFAFGRESTSDLATTMEISVWDPPKSSPEDHSDVHFLGGICFDVSEIPLRDPPDSPLAPQWYRLEGGGAHNGDLMLATWVGTQADESFSDAWKTDTAGNVSSRSKVYLSPKLWYLRSTIIEAQDILPAVAALRETNFQIKAQLGFQVQKTKVNVSRNGSPLWNEDLIFVAAEPFSDHLIFSLENRQAKGIVVLGVARIPLATIERRVDDRKVVSRWFTLEDPNNEKKVYKGRVHLRLCFDGGYHVMDESAHACSDFRPTARQLWKPPVGVVELGIVGCKNLLPMKTISGKGTTDAYSVAKYGSKWVRTRTVSDSLDPRWNEQYTWRVYDPCTVLTIGVFDSWGAYTVEGSKEAVRPDFRIGKVRIRISTLQTGKVYRNTYPLILLSPTGVKKMGEIEIAVRFIRSVPTLDLLHVYTHTLLPAMHHVKPLGVHQQDMLRTTAAKIVAAHLSRSEPPLLREVVLYLLDADLHGFSMRKVRANWFRIINVISGVVDVVRWIDDTRSWKNPTATLLVHALLVMLVWFPDLIIPTLAFYVFVIGAWNYRFRARDPLPHFDPKISQVEIVDREELDEEFDTVPSSKSPDNVRGRYDKLRSLGARVQTVLGDIATQGERLQALVTWRDPRATGMFTWLCFIVAVVLYLVPTKMVAMAMGFYYMRHPMFRDRMPSPALNFFRRLPSLIDRMM, encoded by the coding sequence ATGGGTGGAGTAAGAAGATTACTAGTTGTTGAAGTGATCGATGCAAGAAGTTTATTACCAAAAGATGGACATGGAACATCAAGTCCATACGTAGTTGTTGATTTCTATGGGCAAAGGAAACGTACTCGGAGCATAACCAGAGATCTCAATCCGGTTTGGAATGAAGTGTTAGAGTTTAATGTTGGTGCTCCATCAAATGTATTTGGCAACATGCTTGAACTTGATATTTATCATGACAGAAGTATAGGTCCGACCCGGAGAAACAATTTCTTGGGCCGGATTCGGTTGAATTCTATTCAGTTTGTTAAGAAAGGTGAAGAAGCTTTAATGTATTTCCCCTTGGAGAAGaaatatttgtttagttggaTTCAAGGTGAAATTGGCTTGAGAATTTATTATCATGATCAGCCAATTgtgccaccaccaccgccaacaccACCTCTACCTCCAGTAGAAGAAATACCTGAACCGCCAAAGGTCGAAGAGGCTGCAAAACCCGACGCACCACCTCCAGCAGAAGCTGCACCACCACCTGCCGAACCTGTTGCTGCTGATCCTCCACCACCAGAATCTGAGCCAGCACCGCCAGTTGAACCAGCAGCTACAGAACCTGAAGCTCCACCAGCTGCTGAAGAACCAGCTCCAACTGAAGAACCACCGGCTCCACCACCGGAAAATAATGGCGAAGCCGAAAAACTGTCTGAACCTAACAAGGAAGAACCTGAGGGGCCAGCAGCACCAGAAGTAGGATCAAGATATGGCGATAATGATGAAATACACAAGTGGGTTCCCCATCCAGAAGTAATGGCATCAGCTAACTCAAGACTGGAGGCGGACGTAAAAATTGCTGGGTTTAACGGAGTTCGCCCGATATCAAGACAATCTACAACTGATAGTTTTTATTCAGTAGTAGACCCAACCGAGAGAATTCCAAATGAGAAGTGTTCATTCGATTTAGTTGAGAAGATGCATTACTTGTTTGTCCGAGTGGTCAAAGCTAGATCACTTCCTACAAACGGTCAACCGGTGGTCAAGATATCAGTCTCCGGTAGTCACGTCAGATCCAAAACAGCTCGTAAAACAAACTTCTTCGAGTGGGATCAGACTTTTGCTTTCGGCCGTGAAAGTACATCAGATTTAGCAACAACCATGGAGATCTCAGTATGGGACCCGCCAAAATCATCACCTGAAGATCACTCGGACGTTCATTTCTTAGGAGGTATTTGTTTTGATGTGAGTGAGATACCATTAAGAGATCCACCAGATAGTCCTTTGGCTCCACAATGGTACAGATTAGAAGGTGGTGGTGCGCACAATGGTGATCTCATGCTTGCAACTTGGGTTGGAACACAAGCTGATGAATCATTCTCTGATGCATGGAAAACTGATACGGCAGGTAACGTCAGTTCTCGATCAAAAGTCTATCTTTCGCCTAAATTATGGTATTTAAGATCAACAATTATTGAAGCACAAGATATATTACCGGCGGTAGCTGCATTGAGAGAAACAAATTTTCAGATAAAAGCTCAGTTAGGATTTCAAGTGCAGAAAACGAAAGTCAACGTTAGTCGTAATGGGTCTCCGTTATGGAACGAAGACTTGATTTTTGTTGCAGCTGAACCTTTTAGTGACCATTTAATCTTTTCACTAGAAAACCGCCAAGCCAAAGGAATTGTAGTTTTAGGAGTAGCAAGAATACCACTGGCGACCATCGAACGGCGAGTCGATGACCGGAAAGTGGTTTCGCGGTGGTTCACTTTAGAAGATCCCAACAATGAGAAGAAAGTATACAAGGGCAGGGTTCATTTAAGGCTGTGTTTCGATGGTGGATATCATGTGATGGATGAATCAGCTCACGCCTGCAGTGATTTTCGCCCCACTGCAAGACAGCTTTGGAAACCTCCTGTTGGTGTTGTTGAGTTGGGAATTGTTGGGTGTAAAAATCTTCTGCCGATGAAAACTATCAGTGGCAAAGGAACGACGGATGCGTATTCAGTGGCCAAATATGGTTCGAAATGGGTGCGCACACGGACTGTATCGGATAGCTTGGATCCGAGATGGAATGAGCAATATACATGGAGAGTATACGATCCATGTACGGTTCTGACAATCGGCGTATTTGATAGTTGGGGTGCATATACGGTTGAAGGTTCAAAAGAAGCAGTGCGTCCCGATTTTCGCATCGGTAAGGTACGAATACGCATCTCTACGTTACAGACTGGTAAGGTGTATAGAAATACGTATCCGCTGATTTTACTGTCACCAACTGGAGTGAAAAAAATGGGAGAGATTGAAATTGCCGTAAGGTTTATTCGTTCAGTTCCAACTCTTGATTTACTTCACGTATATACACACACTTTATTACCTGCAATGCACCATGTGAAGCCTCTAGGGGTACATCAACAAGATATGCTAAGAACTACTGCAGCAAAAATCGTTGCCGCGCATTTATCAAGATCGGAGCCGCCGTTGTTGCGCGAAGTTGTACTTTACTTGCTTGATGCTGATTTACATGGCTTCAGTATGAGAAAAGTACGTGCGAACTGGTTCAGGATCATCAATGTGATAAGCGGTGTAGTTGACGTTGTTCGTTGGATTGATGACACACGTTCGTGGAAAAATCCGACAGCGACGTTGTTGGTACATGCTTTACTTGTAATGCtagtttggtttcctgatttgatCATTCCAACATTAGCATTCTATGTGTTTGTAATCGGAGCATGGAATTATCGGTTTCGAGCTCGAGACCCACTTCCACATTTCGATCCGAAGATATCGCAGGTAGAAATCGTTGATCGCGAAGAACTGGACGAGGAATTTGATACAGTGCCAAGCAGCAAATCGCCTGATAATGTTCGAGGAAGGTATGATAAGTTGCGTTCACTTGGAGCTAGGGTTCAGACGGTATTAGGTGATATAGCTACACAAGGTGAACGCTTACAAGCGTTGGTGACATGGAGGGATCCTCGAGCGACCGGAATGTTTACATGGCTTTGCTTCATTGTTGCAGTTGTTTTGTATTTGGTTCCTACTAAAATGGTTGCCATGGCAATGGGGTTTTATTACATGAGACATCCGATGTTTCGCGATAGAATGCCTTCACCAGCTTTGAATTTCTTCCGTAGACTTCCTTCATTAATTGATCGAATGATGTAA